A portion of the Streptomyces sp. YPW6 genome contains these proteins:
- a CDS encoding HAD-IC family P-type ATPase has protein sequence MPDSGPAAHPGRVTTGAPTAAGPSLHALPTSLQTLRALGSGPRGLPEAEAEDRLARTGGNVLPARRPVSRSRRFLRSLRDPFTSVLLCLGLVSALVTAWGTACVILALVAVSCLLRTAEEHRADRSTAALRELVATTATVVRRTSADSPPRAREVPVADLVPGDVIRLRPGDLVPADVRLLRADGLTVHQSALTGESAPVAKRAHDLADPALSGAGPFAQPQWCFQGSSVTSGSATAVIVATGGETRFAAAHHGRAGRRGASAFDRSVRGISWTLIRFMLLTPPLVLMANAALRGRGLETLPFAVAVAVGLTPEMLPVIVTTALARGAARLARSGGVIVKRLEALHDLGAVDVLCLDKTGTLTEDRPVVAAATDARDRPDPDVLRWAAVNALWTLQLAELPAADALDEAVLDAADALDGPEPGAADAVDKSVPGRADGSGAAAPGAVGRGGPSAAGAADPDACEGVAVLPFDPVRRVATAVVRQPGRLGVHTLVTKGAVEAVLERCAMEGQERDRLLALADRKAASGLRLLGVARADRASRAGAYTAADERGLTFLGLVALRDVPAPSAADALGVLARRGVRVKVLTGDHPGTAARVCADLGLRPESRSGPGDVVTAERVDTLSDAELVDVADRAVVFARCTPEHKARIVSALRAGGRTVGFLGDGVNDLPALHAADVGICPGNAVEVAREAADVVLAEKELTAIDRAVLAGRRSSGNIAAHLRITLSSNLGNVIAMLTAGLMLPFLPMLPAQVLVQNLCFDAAQLAFAFDRPPASVLRRPTALRPRHFLRFITGFGLLNAAADLATFGVLALTLRSASGDGGEAAFHAGWFTENLLTQALVMVLLRTGRSTAERRAGGPLRAAAAGLASVGVALPLTPLGPLLGMGALPPLYYVLLGSVLGLYAVGLTAARRRYERRHPGDVPGAAGERTGASRAARSDHAH, from the coding sequence GTGCCTGACAGCGGTCCAGCCGCGCACCCCGGGCGCGTCACCACCGGCGCTCCGACAGCCGCCGGACCGTCCCTCCACGCCCTGCCCACCTCTCTCCAGACGCTGCGTGCCCTCGGCAGCGGACCGCGCGGGCTGCCGGAGGCGGAGGCGGAGGACCGGCTCGCCCGGACGGGCGGGAACGTGCTGCCCGCCCGGCGGCCCGTGTCCCGGTCCCGCCGCTTCCTGCGCAGCCTCCGGGACCCCTTCACCTCCGTACTCCTCTGCCTCGGTCTGGTGTCGGCCCTGGTCACCGCTTGGGGCACCGCCTGCGTCATCCTGGCCCTCGTTGCCGTCAGCTGTCTGCTGCGTACCGCCGAGGAGCACCGCGCCGACCGGTCGACCGCGGCGCTGCGCGAACTGGTGGCGACCACGGCGACCGTGGTGCGCCGCACCTCGGCCGACTCCCCGCCCCGGGCACGGGAGGTGCCGGTCGCCGATCTGGTGCCGGGGGACGTGATCCGGCTGCGGCCGGGCGATCTCGTGCCCGCCGATGTGCGGTTGCTGCGCGCCGACGGCCTCACCGTGCATCAGTCGGCCCTGACCGGGGAGTCGGCTCCGGTGGCCAAGCGCGCGCACGACCTCGCCGACCCGGCGCTGTCCGGGGCAGGACCGTTCGCCCAGCCGCAGTGGTGCTTCCAGGGCAGCAGTGTCACCTCGGGCAGCGCTACGGCGGTGATCGTGGCCACCGGTGGGGAGACCCGGTTCGCCGCCGCCCATCACGGGCGGGCCGGACGGCGGGGTGCGAGCGCCTTCGACCGTTCGGTCCGCGGGATCTCCTGGACCCTCATCCGTTTCATGCTCCTGACCCCGCCGCTGGTGCTGATGGCCAATGCGGCGCTGCGCGGACGGGGTCTGGAGACGTTGCCCTTCGCCGTGGCGGTCGCGGTGGGACTCACCCCGGAGATGCTGCCGGTCATCGTCACGACCGCCCTCGCACGCGGCGCGGCGCGGCTGGCGCGGAGCGGTGGAGTGATCGTCAAACGGCTTGAGGCGCTGCACGATCTGGGAGCGGTCGATGTGCTGTGCCTGGACAAGACGGGCACGCTGACCGAGGACCGGCCGGTCGTCGCGGCGGCGACCGACGCCAGGGACCGGCCCGATCCCGACGTACTGCGGTGGGCTGCGGTCAACGCGCTGTGGACCCTCCAACTGGCGGAGCTGCCTGCCGCCGATGCCCTCGACGAAGCGGTGCTGGACGCCGCCGACGCGCTCGACGGGCCGGAACCGGGGGCAGCCGACGCGGTCGACAAGAGCGTGCCGGGGAGGGCCGACGGGTCCGGCGCGGCCGCTCCGGGCGCCGTCGGCAGGGGCGGTCCGTCCGCCGCCGGGGCCGCGGATCCGGACGCGTGCGAGGGCGTCGCCGTGCTGCCCTTCGATCCGGTGCGCCGTGTCGCGACCGCCGTGGTCAGGCAGCCCGGCCGCCTCGGCGTGCACACCCTGGTCACCAAGGGTGCCGTCGAGGCCGTGCTCGAACGGTGTGCCATGGAGGGGCAGGAACGTGACCGGCTGCTCGCCCTGGCGGACCGGAAGGCCGCGTCCGGGCTGCGTCTGCTGGGCGTGGCGCGGGCCGACCGGGCGTCCCGGGCGGGCGCGTACACCGCTGCGGACGAGCGGGGACTGACCTTCCTGGGCCTGGTGGCTCTGCGGGACGTTCCGGCTCCGAGCGCCGCCGACGCGCTCGGAGTGCTGGCACGGCGGGGTGTGCGCGTCAAGGTGCTCACCGGCGACCATCCGGGCACGGCGGCCCGGGTGTGCGCGGACCTCGGCCTGCGCCCGGAGAGCCGGTCGGGTCCCGGCGACGTGGTGACCGCCGAACGGGTCGATACGCTGTCCGACGCGGAACTGGTCGACGTGGCGGACCGGGCCGTGGTCTTCGCTCGCTGCACCCCCGAGCACAAGGCACGGATCGTCTCCGCCCTGCGCGCGGGCGGTCGCACGGTCGGCTTCCTCGGCGACGGCGTCAACGACCTGCCCGCCCTGCACGCCGCCGATGTCGGCATCTGCCCCGGCAACGCCGTCGAGGTGGCCCGGGAGGCGGCCGATGTCGTCCTGGCGGAGAAGGAGCTCACCGCGATCGACCGCGCGGTGCTGGCGGGGCGACGCAGCAGCGGGAACATCGCCGCCCACCTGCGGATCACTCTCTCGTCGAACCTCGGCAACGTCATCGCGATGCTGACGGCCGGTCTGATGCTGCCCTTCCTCCCGATGCTCCCGGCGCAGGTCCTGGTGCAGAACCTCTGCTTCGACGCGGCGCAGCTGGCGTTCGCGTTCGACCGTCCGCCGGCGTCGGTCCTGCGCCGCCCCACCGCGCTGCGTCCACGTCACTTCCTGCGCTTCATCACGGGTTTCGGTCTGCTGAACGCGGCCGCCGACCTCGCCACCTTCGGGGTCCTCGCGCTCACCCTTCGCAGCGCGTCCGGGGACGGTGGGGAAGCGGCGTTCCACGCCGGATGGTTCACGGAGAACCTGCTCACCCAGGCCCTCGTGATGGTCCTGCTGCGGACCGGCCGCAGTACCGCCGAACGCAGGGCGGGCGGGCCTCTGCGGGCCGCCGCGGCAGGTCTCGCCTCGGTCGGGGTGGCCCTTCCCCTGACCCCGCTCGGGCCGCTGCTGGGCATGGGCGCCCTGCCGCCCCTCTACTACGTGTTGCTCGGCTCGGTCCTGGGGCTGTACGCGGTCGGGCTCACGGCGGCCCGCCGCCGCTACGAGCGCCGTCACCCGGGCGACGTGCCCGGTGCCGCGGGAGAGCGCACCGGAGCGTCGAGGGCCGCACGGTCCGACCACGCACACTAG
- the tatA gene encoding Sec-independent protein translocase subunit TatA: MLRNGLEPWHLLVLAVVVIAVFGSKKLPDTARALGKSLRILKSEARAMKNESTS; this comes from the coding sequence ATGCTGCGCAATGGCCTGGAACCCTGGCACCTGCTGGTCCTGGCGGTCGTCGTGATCGCCGTCTTCGGCTCGAAGAAGCTGCCGGACACGGCCCGCGCGCTGGGCAAGTCCCTGCGGATCCTCAAGAGCGAGGCCAGGGCGATGAAGAACGAAAGCACGTCCTGA
- a CDS encoding TerD family protein, with product MGVTLAKGGNVSLSKEAPGLTAVTVGLGWDVRTTTGADHDLDASALLCSAAGKVLSDSHFVFYNNLNSPDGSVRHTGDNLTGEGEGDDESVEVDLSSVPAEVAKIVFPVSIHEAQSRGQSFGQVRNAFIRVVNRANGAELARYDLSEDASTETAMVFGELYRHGAEWKFRAVGQGYASGLAGIASDYGVNV from the coding sequence ATGGGTGTGACCCTGGCCAAGGGCGGCAATGTCTCCCTGTCGAAGGAAGCTCCCGGCCTCACCGCCGTGACGGTCGGACTCGGCTGGGACGTACGGACGACGACCGGAGCCGATCACGACCTGGATGCCAGTGCGCTGCTGTGTTCCGCGGCGGGCAAGGTCCTCTCCGACAGCCACTTCGTCTTCTACAACAACCTCAACAGCCCCGACGGTTCCGTCCGCCACACCGGTGACAACCTGACGGGTGAGGGCGAGGGCGACGACGAGTCGGTCGAGGTCGATCTGTCGTCGGTGCCCGCCGAGGTCGCGAAGATCGTGTTCCCGGTCTCGATCCATGAGGCCCAGAGCCGCGGCCAGAGCTTCGGTCAGGTGCGCAACGCGTTCATCCGCGTGGTGAACCGGGCCAACGGTGCCGAGCTCGCCCGTTACGACCTCAGCGAGGACGCCTCCACCGAGACGGCGATGGTCTTCGGCGAGCTGTACCGGCACGGTGCAGAGTGGAAGTTCCGAGCCGTCGGTCAGGGGTACGCCTCCGGCCTGGCCGGCATCGCCTCGGACTACGGGGTCAACGTCTGA
- a CDS encoding class I SAM-dependent methyltransferase: MTDDHTHTDVLDFFTPRAAGWDSRFPDDGPAYAAAAGMLGLRPGDAVLDAGCGTGRALPALRAAVGPEGTVLGADLTPAMLEAAVRAGREVSGALVRADVGRLPLRDGVLDAVFGAGLISHLARPEADMAELARVVRPGGVLALFHPIGRAALAARQGRPITDDDPRAEAGLRELLAGAGWRLESYTDEDDRFLALAVKRG, translated from the coding sequence ATGACCGACGACCACACCCACACCGATGTCCTGGACTTCTTCACCCCGCGTGCGGCCGGCTGGGACAGTCGGTTTCCCGACGACGGACCCGCCTATGCGGCGGCGGCCGGGATGCTCGGACTGCGCCCCGGCGACGCCGTGCTCGACGCGGGCTGCGGGACGGGGCGTGCGCTGCCCGCGCTGCGCGCAGCGGTCGGGCCCGAGGGCACGGTGCTGGGGGCGGACCTGACCCCGGCCATGCTGGAGGCTGCTGTGCGGGCGGGGCGTGAAGTCAGCGGGGCACTCGTGCGGGCCGATGTCGGGCGGCTGCCCCTGCGCGACGGTGTTCTCGACGCGGTGTTCGGCGCCGGGCTGATCTCGCATCTGGCCCGGCCCGAGGCAGATATGGCGGAACTGGCGCGCGTGGTCCGGCCGGGCGGGGTCCTCGCGCTGTTCCACCCGATCGGCCGGGCCGCCCTCGCCGCACGGCAGGGGCGACCCATCACCGACGACGATCCGCGGGCCGAGGCCGGGCTGCGTGAGCTGCTGGCCGGTGCGGGGTGGCGGCTGGAGTCCTACACGGACGAGGACGACCGCTTCCTCGCGCTCGCCGTCAAGCGGGGCTGA
- a CDS encoding oxygenase MpaB family protein yields the protein MTRYDRLKEIQRLDPQRDFLEIYRLSVCYEFPWDVTRALELALYRTYAVPSIGRLLDETAELTERSQKRYDDTALLLDTVVEHGFDTDEGRTAVRRINQMHRSYDISNDDMRYVLCTFVVTPKRWLDDFGWRRLCCHELAAFAAYYRTLGARMGIKDIPESYEDFERALDTYEDRHFGWDEGARRVSDATLALMGSWYPAPLAPVVRGASLALLDDALLKAFRYRRPGPVARGLTRGALRLRARAVRLLPPRRKPHYARQNPEIKGYPDGYAIAGLGTFPTPGVRGCPVPGHRPARTSTD from the coding sequence GTGACGCGCTACGACCGGCTGAAAGAGATTCAGCGACTGGACCCCCAGCGGGACTTCCTGGAGATCTACCGCCTGAGCGTCTGTTACGAGTTCCCCTGGGACGTCACCCGCGCCCTCGAACTGGCCCTGTACCGAACCTATGCCGTGCCCAGCATCGGCCGGCTCCTCGACGAGACGGCGGAGTTGACGGAGCGTTCACAGAAGCGCTACGACGACACCGCCCTGCTCCTCGACACGGTGGTGGAGCACGGCTTCGACACCGACGAAGGCCGCACGGCCGTCCGGCGGATCAACCAGATGCACCGCAGCTACGACATCAGCAACGACGACATGCGCTACGTTCTGTGCACATTCGTCGTCACTCCGAAGCGCTGGCTGGACGACTTCGGCTGGCGACGCCTCTGCTGCCATGAGCTGGCCGCCTTCGCCGCCTACTACCGCACGCTCGGCGCACGGATGGGCATCAAGGACATTCCGGAGTCCTACGAGGACTTCGAGCGGGCCCTCGACACCTATGAAGACCGGCATTTCGGCTGGGACGAAGGAGCCCGACGGGTCTCCGACGCGACCTTGGCCCTGATGGGTTCCTGGTATCCGGCGCCCCTCGCCCCGGTGGTACGCGGCGCCAGCCTCGCGCTCCTGGACGACGCGCTGCTCAAGGCGTTCCGCTACCGTCGTCCGGGGCCGGTGGCGCGCGGACTCACCCGGGGCGCACTGCGACTGCGGGCCCGCGCCGTCAGGCTCCTGCCACCGAGGCGAAAGCCCCACTATGCGCGCCAGAATCCCGAGATCAAGGGATATCCGGACGGGTACGCGATCGCGGGGCTCGGTACGTTCCCCACTCCGGGGGTCCGCGGCTGCCCGGTCCCCGGTCACCGCCCCGCCCGGACGTCCACCGACTGA
- a CDS encoding IS110 family transposase, with protein MIDTGDIDVYLGLDVGKGEHHATAVTPAGKKAFDKRLPNTEPTLRELFAKLQAKHGTVLVVVDQPASIGALPLAVARDMGCPVAYLPGLTMRRIADLYPGEAKTDAKDAFIIADDARAMPHTLRSVDVEDETIAELEMIVGFDDDLTGEATRVANRLHGLLTQIHPSLERVLGPRLQHPAVLALLERFGSPAQIRKAGRRRLVTLLRPKAPRMAERLAEDIFTALDEQILVVPGTEAAALIVPSLAASLTAVLDQRKLLAGRIEELLEAHPLSKVLISMPGVRIGTGARILIEVGDGSSFPSAAHLAAYAGLAPTTRNSGSSIRGEQPSRRGNKQLKRAFSLSAFAALGDPASRAYDDKKISQGKHHTQALLCLARRRADVLFAMLRDATFYEARPATAT; from the coding sequence ATGATCGACACCGGTGACATCGACGTCTATCTCGGCCTGGACGTCGGCAAGGGTGAACACCACGCCACCGCCGTCACACCGGCCGGGAAGAAGGCGTTCGACAAGCGACTGCCCAACACCGAACCCACGCTCCGGGAGTTGTTCGCGAAACTCCAGGCCAAGCACGGGACCGTGCTGGTGGTGGTCGACCAGCCGGCCTCGATCGGCGCCCTGCCGCTGGCGGTGGCCCGGGACATGGGCTGCCCGGTCGCCTACCTGCCGGGCCTGACGATGCGGCGGATCGCCGACCTCTACCCCGGCGAGGCCAAGACCGACGCGAAGGACGCGTTCATCATCGCCGACGACGCCCGCGCGATGCCACACACCTTGCGCTCGGTCGACGTCGAAGACGAGACGATCGCCGAGCTGGAGATGATCGTCGGATTCGACGACGACCTGACGGGCGAGGCCACCCGGGTCGCGAACCGACTCCACGGCCTGCTGACCCAAATCCACCCGTCCCTGGAACGGGTCCTGGGCCCGCGGTTGCAGCACCCGGCCGTCCTGGCCCTGCTGGAACGGTTCGGGTCACCGGCCCAGATCCGCAAGGCCGGCCGGCGCCGACTGGTCACGCTGCTGCGGCCGAAGGCCCCGCGCATGGCCGAACGGCTGGCCGAGGACATATTCACCGCGCTGGACGAGCAGATCCTGGTGGTCCCCGGCACCGAAGCGGCCGCGCTGATCGTCCCGAGCCTGGCCGCCTCGCTCACCGCCGTCCTCGACCAGCGAAAGCTCCTGGCCGGACGGATCGAGGAACTGCTGGAGGCCCACCCTCTTTCGAAGGTCCTGATCTCGATGCCGGGAGTCCGTATCGGGACCGGAGCAAGGATCCTCATCGAGGTCGGCGACGGCAGCAGTTTCCCTTCCGCCGCCCACCTCGCCGCCTACGCCGGACTCGCCCCGACGACCCGCAACTCGGGCTCGTCGATCCGAGGCGAACAGCCCTCCCGGCGGGGGAACAAACAGCTCAAACGAGCCTTCTCCCTCTCCGCGTTCGCTGCCCTCGGCGACCCGGCCTCCCGGGCCTATGACGACAAGAAAATCAGCCAGGGCAAGCACCACACCCAGGCCCTGCTCTGCCTCGCCCGACGCCGGGCCGACGTCCTCTTCGCCATGCTCCGCGACGCCACCTTCTACGAAGCCCGGCCAGCCACAGCGACATGA
- a CDS encoding acyl-CoA desaturase gives MPQATGTVADPADESSPDRRTGVRAEAAMSNFAPLLRAVRDQGLLERRTDRYVLDIVANLTALGALITGFVLLGDTWWSLLLAPPLAVLWTRTAFVAHDAGHAQISADRRTSRLIALVHANLLLGMNEAWWNDKHVRHHANPNHIDKDPDVGVGALVWTQRQAERRKGFARRLTRNQARLFFPMLLLEGVALKIYGFRFLRRQPFRERAVSALLLTAHVALGVTLLFSTVSPGKAVVFALTLHALFGLHLGLAFAPNHKGMEMPDPDGERWGHLQRQVLTSRNVRGGVLTDWFLGGLNYQIEHHLFPSMPRPHLRLAQPLVRAHCVGIGMPYTETGLIESYRQALAHMHEVGEPLR, from the coding sequence ATGCCCCAGGCGACAGGCACTGTTGCTGATCCCGCCGACGAAAGCAGCCCGGACCGCCGGACCGGCGTACGCGCCGAGGCGGCCATGAGCAACTTCGCGCCGCTGCTGCGCGCCGTGCGGGACCAAGGCCTGCTGGAGCGCCGCACGGACCGATACGTGCTCGACATCGTCGCCAATCTCACGGCGCTGGGTGCGCTGATCACCGGCTTCGTCCTGCTGGGCGACACCTGGTGGAGCCTGCTCCTCGCCCCGCCGCTGGCGGTCCTGTGGACCCGCACGGCCTTCGTCGCCCATGACGCGGGGCATGCGCAGATATCCGCGGACCGCAGGACGAGCAGACTGATCGCGCTCGTGCACGCCAATCTTCTCCTCGGCATGAACGAGGCGTGGTGGAACGACAAGCACGTACGCCACCACGCCAACCCCAACCACATCGACAAGGACCCCGATGTGGGCGTCGGCGCCCTGGTCTGGACCCAGAGGCAGGCGGAGCGGCGCAAGGGATTCGCCCGTCGGCTGACCAGGAACCAGGCCCGGCTGTTCTTCCCGATGCTGCTGCTCGAAGGCGTCGCGCTGAAGATCTACGGATTCCGGTTCCTGCGCCGGCAGCCCTTCCGGGAGCGAGCCGTCTCGGCGCTGCTGCTCACCGCGCACGTCGCCCTCGGCGTGACGCTGCTGTTCAGCACGGTGTCGCCGGGCAAGGCGGTCGTCTTCGCCCTGACGCTGCACGCACTGTTCGGACTGCACCTGGGCCTCGCCTTCGCGCCCAACCACAAGGGGATGGAGATGCCCGATCCGGACGGTGAGCGCTGGGGCCATCTCCAGCGGCAGGTCCTGACGTCGCGCAACGTGCGCGGCGGAGTCCTGACCGACTGGTTCCTCGGCGGTCTGAACTACCAGATAGAGCACCACCTCTTCCCGAGCATGCCCCGCCCCCATCTGCGGCTCGCCCAGCCCCTGGTCAGGGCGCACTGCGTCGGCATCGGCATGCCGTACACGGAGACCGGACTGATCGAGTCCTACCGTCAGGCGCTGGCGCACATGCACGAGGTCGGGGAACCGCTGCGGTAG
- a CDS encoding DEAD/DEAH box helicase — MHRHPAAKPSEIAELSRCSAVFIPADPARTSMIAFWNPDGSTLCAPYRALSELTVIDADLRPRTVPALFLPVRDALPVLTRARASAQPSPATAFWGAGALLALQFVARGLLLPGLSTADHDAWRIGPLSAEDLERVRGLAASMPPTAHATPVPDATANDGDGDGDGDGDGDGDGDGDGDGDGDGDGEHLLPEPEHLLRAFLDAVADVMPRTPAAGFAAGPAFSAQRPQHLPEARAWAADVAAGHDAGVRLSLRIEVTGLASRQNDTKGTHENAPDTEGAPPGTDAGAPSFRAVLQIHSVSDPSLVADAAELWTGGSRTAAAFGPRARMDALLTLRRAARAWPPLAPLLSAAVPDSVEPADEEVAELLGSAARALAASGVQVHWPKELARKLTARAVIGPSGREATRPDGTGPDFTDPEDDEQGSVGPRGRTVVDAPSFLSADALLSFDWRFALGDRKLTRAELDRLAESSRPIVRLRDQWVLIDPEEARRARRAQDRKVTPIDALSAVLTGSTEVDGRRVEVTATGRLRELRDRLADPESAAQQSIGQPEALTATLRDYQLRGLNWLNTMTSLGLGGCLADDMGLGKTITLIALHLHRQADRDTAGPTLVVCPTSLMGNWQREIEKFAPGTPVRRFHGASRSLEDLVDGTFVLTTYGTMRLDASRLAAASWGMVVIDEAQHVKNPHSATAKQLRTIGARARVALTGTPVENNLSELWAILDWTTPGLLGRLGAFRTRYAAAVEGGSDPAAAERLAALVRPFLLRRRKTDPGVAPELPPKTETDRAVSLTPEQTGLYEAVVRETLAEISAADGFERRGLVMKLLTSLKQICNHPAQFLKEEQPRIADRSGKVDLLDELLDTILAERGSVLVFTQYVRMARLLEEHLAARGVGTQFLHGGTPMARREEMVARFQAGDAPVFLLSLKAAGTGLNLTRAGHVVHFDRWWNPAVEAQATDRAYRIGQTQPVQVHRLIAEGTIEDRIAGMLARKQDLADAVLGSGEAALTELTDAELADLVELRGGAR; from the coding sequence GTGCACAGGCACCCTGCGGCAAAACCCTCCGAGATCGCCGAACTCTCCCGCTGCTCCGCCGTCTTCATTCCTGCGGATCCGGCGCGGACCAGCATGATCGCGTTCTGGAACCCGGACGGCAGCACCCTCTGCGCCCCTTACCGGGCGCTGTCGGAGCTGACCGTCATCGACGCCGACCTGCGGCCCCGGACGGTTCCGGCGCTGTTCCTCCCTGTACGGGACGCCCTTCCGGTACTGACCCGGGCACGCGCCAGCGCACAGCCCTCCCCCGCCACCGCCTTCTGGGGTGCCGGCGCGCTCCTCGCCCTCCAGTTCGTCGCCCGCGGTCTGCTGCTGCCGGGGCTGAGCACCGCCGATCACGATGCCTGGCGGATCGGGCCGCTGAGCGCCGAGGATCTCGAACGCGTCCGGGGGCTGGCGGCATCGATGCCGCCGACCGCGCACGCGACCCCGGTCCCGGACGCGACGGCGAACGACGGCGACGGCGACGGCGACGGCGACGGCGACGGCGACGGCGACGGCGACGGCGACGGCGACGGCGACGGCGACGGCGACGGCGAACACTTGCTGCCCGAGCCGGAGCACCTGCTGCGTGCGTTCCTCGACGCCGTGGCCGACGTGATGCCCCGGACCCCGGCCGCGGGATTCGCCGCCGGCCCGGCGTTCAGCGCACAGCGGCCCCAGCACCTGCCCGAGGCACGGGCCTGGGCGGCCGATGTGGCGGCCGGTCACGACGCGGGCGTACGACTGTCGTTGCGCATCGAGGTCACGGGCCTCGCGTCGCGGCAGAACGACACGAAAGGGACTCACGAGAACGCCCCGGACACGGAAGGCGCGCCGCCCGGTACGGACGCGGGCGCACCGTCGTTCCGCGCCGTGCTCCAGATCCACAGCGTCAGCGATCCCTCCCTGGTCGCCGATGCGGCGGAGCTGTGGACGGGCGGTTCGCGGACCGCTGCCGCGTTCGGGCCGCGGGCCCGGATGGACGCTCTGCTCACGCTGCGGCGGGCTGCCCGCGCCTGGCCCCCGCTGGCCCCGTTGCTCTCCGCCGCGGTGCCGGACTCGGTGGAACCGGCCGACGAGGAGGTCGCCGAGCTGCTGGGTTCCGCGGCACGCGCTCTGGCCGCCTCCGGCGTTCAGGTGCACTGGCCCAAGGAGCTGGCCAGGAAGCTCACCGCACGCGCCGTGATCGGCCCGTCCGGCCGGGAAGCCACCCGCCCGGACGGCACGGGCCCGGACTTCACGGACCCGGAGGACGATGAGCAGGGGAGCGTCGGGCCACGGGGACGTACGGTCGTGGACGCGCCCTCGTTCCTCTCCGCCGACGCGCTGCTGTCGTTCGACTGGCGGTTCGCCCTGGGCGACCGGAAACTGACCCGCGCGGAGCTGGACCGGCTCGCCGAGTCGTCCAGGCCCATCGTGCGGCTGCGTGACCAGTGGGTGCTCATCGACCCCGAGGAAGCCCGGCGGGCCCGCCGGGCCCAGGACCGCAAGGTCACCCCGATCGACGCATTGAGCGCGGTACTCACCGGTTCGACGGAGGTGGACGGCCGGCGTGTCGAGGTCACGGCGACCGGCAGGCTCCGGGAGCTGCGGGACCGGCTCGCCGATCCGGAATCCGCCGCTCAGCAGTCGATCGGGCAGCCCGAGGCACTCACCGCGACCCTGCGCGACTATCAGTTGCGCGGGCTGAACTGGCTGAACACCATGACGTCCCTGGGTCTGGGGGGCTGTCTCGCGGACGACATGGGCCTCGGCAAGACGATCACGCTCATCGCCCTGCATCTCCACCGGCAGGCCGACCGGGACACCGCCGGGCCGACGCTGGTGGTGTGTCCGACCTCGCTGATGGGCAACTGGCAGCGGGAGATCGAGAAGTTCGCCCCCGGCACCCCCGTCCGCCGCTTCCACGGGGCATCGCGCTCCCTGGAGGATCTGGTGGACGGCACGTTCGTGCTGACGACGTACGGCACGATGCGCCTGGACGCGTCCCGGCTCGCCGCCGCTTCCTGGGGCATGGTCGTCATCGACGAGGCCCAGCACGTCAAGAACCCGCACTCGGCGACGGCCAAGCAGTTGCGGACGATCGGCGCGCGGGCCCGGGTCGCGCTCACCGGCACCCCCGTGGAGAACAACCTCTCCGAACTGTGGGCGATCCTGGACTGGACGACGCCCGGTCTGCTCGGCCGGCTGGGCGCCTTCCGTACGCGGTACGCCGCCGCGGTCGAGGGCGGCAGCGACCCGGCCGCCGCGGAGCGACTCGCCGCGCTGGTGCGGCCGTTCCTGCTCCGCCGCCGGAAGACCGACCCGGGCGTCGCGCCCGAGCTGCCGCCGAAGACCGAGACCGACCGGGCGGTGTCCCTGACGCCGGAACAGACCGGTCTGTACGAGGCGGTGGTCCGCGAGACCCTGGCGGAGATCTCCGCCGCCGACGGCTTCGAGCGGCGGGGGCTCGTGATGAAACTGCTGACGTCGCTCAAGCAGATCTGCAATCACCCGGCGCAGTTCCTCAAGGAGGAGCAGCCACGGATCGCGGACCGGTCGGGGAAGGTCGATCTGCTGGACGAACTTCTGGACACGATCCTGGCCGAGCGGGGCTCGGTGCTGGTCTTCACGCAGTACGTGCGGATGGCCCGGTTGCTGGAGGAACATCTGGCCGCGCGCGGGGTGGGCACGCAATTCCTGCACGGCGGTACGCCGATGGCCCGGCGGGAGGAGATGGTGGCCCGCTTCCAGGCGGGTGACGCTCCGGTGTTCCTGCTGTCGCTCAAGGCGGCGGGGACCGGGCTCAACCTCACGCGCGCCGGTCATGTCGTGCACTTCGACCGCTGGTGGAATCCGGCGGTCGAGGCGCAGGCGACGGACCGGGCGTACCGGATCGGCCAGACGCAGCCGGTACAGGTCCACCGGTTGATCGCCGAGGGAACGATCGAGGACCGGATCGCCGGCATGCTCGCCCGCAAGCAGGACCTCGCGGACGCGGTGCTCGGCTCGGGCGAGGCGGCACTGACCGAACTGACCGACGCGGAACTGGCCGACCTGGTCGAGCTGCGAGGGGGCGCACGATGA